GGCGATCGCGCTCGCCGACGTGCACGGCGTGTACGGCCTGCCCCGCTTCCACCGCGCGGCGAAGGCGGCCGGGATCCGCGCGATCTGCGGGGCGCGCATCCACCTGGTCGGCGTCGAGAAGCGGCGCCGGAAGACCGATCCGCCGCCCGACGGGGGACGACTCACTCTGCTCGTCGAGGATCGCACGGGCTACAAGAACCTGTGCCGGCTGCTGACGCTGGGGCACGAGCGGGTCGAGAAGCCGCACAGCCGGGTCACTTGGGAGGAGCTGCGTGCTCATTCCCAGGGGCTCATCGCGGTAGTCCGCGAGCCCGGCCTCGCGGCTTCCGCGCGCTCCGTCTTCGGCGAGCGCTCGACCTTCGGCGAGATCTGGCGACACCGCGACCCGGACGAAGAGCGCGCGAACCGCCGCCTGCTCGCGACCGGAGTATCTGCACTCGCCACCGGCGACGTGCGCCACGCACTCCCCTCGGGCAAGCGCCTGCTCGACGCCTTCACCTGCATCGCCAACGGCGCGAAGCTAGAAGACGCGGGGCGGCTGCTCCTGCCCAACGCCGAGCGTCACCTGCACACGCCCGACGAGACGGCGAAGCTCTTCGCGGACCTGCCCGAAGCGCTGGCTCACACGCTGGAGGTGGCGGAGCGCTGCGCCTTCCGGCTCGAGGACCTCGGCTACGAGTTCCCCGAGTTCCCGTCGGGCGGCGAGTCACTCCCTGCCTTGCTCCGCCGGCTCGCGTTCGAAGGCGCTCGCGAGCGCTATGCGGGCCGGGTGCCCGAGAAGGCGCGCCTCCAGCTCGAGCACGAGCTCGGCATCATCGGGCGGCTGTCGCTCGAGGGCTACTTCCTGATCGTGTGGGACGTGGTGCGCGAATGCCGGGCACGGGGCGTGCTGTGTCAGGGGCGCGGGTCGGCGGCCAACTCGATCGTGTGTTACGCGCTGGGAATCACTGCGATCGATCCGGTGCGCTACGAGCTGTTGTTCGAACGCTTCCTTTCCGAGGAACGCGGGGAGTGGCCCGACATCGACATCGACTTGCCGTCGGGTGACCGGCGTGAGGAGATCCTGCAGTACGTCTACCAGCGCTACGGCGCGGCAGGCGCGGGCATGACGGCCAACGTGATCACCTACCGCGCGAAGAGCGCAGTGCGCGAGATGGGCAAGGTGCTCGGGCTCGCGGCCGAGCAGATCGACCGGCTGGCGAAGCTCGTGTCTCGCCACGAGTTCACCGACGAGCACGACGCGCTCGCGCGCCAGCTGCGCGACGCGGGCGTGCACCCCGACGCGCCGCGCGTGCGGCACCTGATGCGGCTGGTGCACGAGGCGCAGAATCTGCCGAGACACCTGGGGCAGCACTCGGGCGGCATGGTGATCGCGAAGGGCCGGCTCGACCAGGTGGTGCCGCTCGAGCCCGCGCGCATGCCCGGCCGCCGGGTCATTCAGTGGGACAAGGACGACTGCGCGGACCTCGGCATCATCAAGATCGACCTGCTCGGGCTGGGCATGATGGCGGTGCTCGAGGAAGTGATTCCCATGGTGCGCGCGCACGACGCCGCCGACGTGGCCCTCGACCGCATTCCCGCCAACGACCCGCTGACCTACGCCATGCTGCAGGCGGGAGACACCGCGGGCGTGTTCCAGGTCGAGAGCCGCGCGCAGATGGCGACCCTGCCGCGCATGAAGCCGACCTCGTTCTACGACCTGGTGGTCGAGGTCGCCATCATCCGCCCCGGACCGATCACGGGCGAGATGGTGCAGCCGTATCTCAAGCGGCGCGCCGGGCGAGAAGCCGTGAGTTACGCGCACCCCGACCTCGAGCCGATCCTGAAACGCACGCTGGGCGTGCCGCTGTTCCAGGAGCAGCTCTTGCGCATGGCCATGACGATCGCCGGCTTCTCGGGCGGCGAGGCCGAGGAGCTGCGCCGCGCCATGGGCTTCAAGCGCTCGGTCGAGCGCATGGGCGAGACCCTACGCAAGCTGCGCGCGGGCATGACACAGCGCGGTGTCACGCCGGGCGCCCAGGAAGAGATCGTGAAGCAGATCGGCTCGTTCGCGCTCTACGGCTTCCCCGAGAGTCATGCCGCGAGCTTCGCGCTCCTGGCCTACGCATCGGCCTACATCCGCGCGCACCACCCTGCGTGCTTCCTGACCGCCATGCTGAACCAGTGGCCGCTCGGCTTCTACAGCCCCGCCACGCTGATCCAGGACGCGCAGCGCCACGGCGTGCGGGTGCTGCCGATCGACGTGCAGGAGAGCGACTGGCTGTGTTTCGTGACCGACGCCGGCGAGGTGCGCCTGGGCCTGCGCTACGTGGACGGCCTGCGCGAGGCCGTGGGCCAGCGCGTGTCGACCGAGTCGCCCTTCGAGTCACTCGGCGATCTGGCACACCGCACCGAGCTGCACCGCGACGAGCTCGACCAGCTGGCGTCGATCGGCGCCTGCGGCAGCCTCGGGCTCGAGCGGCGCGAGGCGCTGTGGCAGGTGGCGGCGCTTTCGGGCGGCCTGCTCTCGGGCGCCACGTCGGCCACGCCCTCGCCGCTCGCCGAGATGACCCCGTTCGAGAGCACCGTGGCCGACTACCGCGGCACCGGACTCACCACCCGCGGACACCTCATGAGTCACTTTCGCGAGCGCTTGCGCGCGCGCGGCGTGCTCTCGGCCGCCGAGCTGCGCGGCGCGCGCGACGGCAGCTGGGTGCGCATCGCCGGTGCCGTGATCGTGCGCCAGCGGCCCGGCACCGCCAAGGGCTTCCTGTTCCTCACGCTCGAAGACGAGACTGGCACCTCGAACGCGATCGTGGTGCCCGACATGTTCCAGCGCCACCGCGCCGTGGTGCAGACCGCGGGCATCCTGCTCGTGGAGGGCCCGGTCCAGAACCAGGACGGAGTCATCCACGTGCGCGCACGCCGCTTCGAGAGACTCGACGGTGACGCGATGGGAGACCTGCTGCCGCGCTCGCACGACTTCCGTTGAGGCTTCCCGAGTCAGCTGACGACCGCGATCGCCTCGATCTCGATCAAGAGCTCCGGCAGCACGAGCCCCGCCACCTTCACCAGGCTGCTCGCGGGCGGATCCTTCGGGAAGTACTCGTTGCGCAGCTTGCGAAACTCCTGGAGTCCCGCGAGGTCGGTCATGAACACGGTGATCTTCACCACGTTCTCGAGCGAAGCGCCGGCCGCGCCGAGCGCGGCCTTCAGGTTCTCGAAGACCTGGCGCGTCTGCGCTCCGACGTCGCGCCCGCCCACCAGCTTGCCCGATGCGTCGAGACTCACCTGGCCGGATACGTAGATGGTGCGACCGCCGCTGGCTTCGACTGCGTGGGTGTAGCCCGACGGCTTCGCGAGCGCGGGAGAGTTCAGGTGTCGCATGTGGAGCCCAACATATCACTCCACGAGGCTCGCGGGTTGTCACTCCACAAGGGTCGCGGGTGACGGCAACGTTCGAGCCTCGGGACTTCCTGCGCGAGGAGTGAGTCAGTCGGGCTCGTGGCCCGGACTCCGACCGGAGAACACCGGCGAGAAGCATCGCAGCGCCGCGGCGGATGATGCGCCGCTGTCCTGGCGCCGCCTCGTCGGAGAAACCGTCTCCGGCCCTCCTGGCTTGGTTTGACGTCCCCGGCCGAGTCGCCGGAGCACCCGCTCGCTCGCTTCGCGGCTTCCGTGCGTCGGTCCTTCGCCGAGACCCGATCCGACCGCGAAGGCGAGCCCCTCATGCCTCCTGCCTCGGCCGCGACCGACGCCTTCTTGTTACGCCTGCGCGGTCACGCTGTCAACGCCGGTTGCGGCCGCACCGCGCGGAATGTTCGAATGGCGCACCACCGACGCTGGAGGAAGAGAGTCATGCAGCGCTTCGAGATCAAAGTCGCCGACGCCGTGCTCGAGGACCTGAAGCAACGCCTCGGGCGCACGCGCTTTCCCGACCAGCTCGACGGCGCAGCCTGGGACTACGGCACGGAGCTGTCGTATCTCCGCGATCTGGTGAGTTACTGGCGCGACAAGTACGACTGGCGTGTGCACGAGGCGGCGCTGAACCGCTTCAGTCACTGGAAGACGCGCGTGCGCGACCTCGACGTGCACTACATCCACGAGCGCTCGCGCGAGGCGAACGCATTCCCATTGGTGATCACCCACGGCTGGCCCGGCTCGGTGTTCGAGTTCCACAAGATCCTCGGGCCACTCACCGATCCGGTCGCGCACGGCGGCAAGCGCGAAGACGCCTTCCACGTGGTGTGTCCGTCGATGCCGGGCTACGGCTGGAGCGAGGCGCCGCGCAAGCCGGGCTTCGACATCGGCGAGGTCGCGGAGACCAACAAGGCGCTGATGGAGAAGCTCGGCTACGCGCGCTACGGCGCGCAGGGCGGCGATTGGGGCGCGATCGCCACCGCGCACCTCGGCCGGGTCGACCCGCAGCACGTCGCCGGCATCCACATGAACATGGTGGTCGCCGGGCCGCCCGCGGGCGCGGCGAACCCGATGGAGGGAGTGACTCCCCAGGAGATGGCCTGGATGGGCGAGGTCGGGAGCTTCACCCAGAAGGAGACCGGCTACCAGCAGATTCAGGGCACGAAGCCGCAGTCATTGGGCTACGGGCTGAACGACTCACCGGCCGGGCTCGCGGCGTGGATCGTCGAGAAGTTCCGCACCTGGAGCGACTGCCAGGGCAACGTGGAGTCGCGTTTCACCAAGGACGAGCTGCTCACCAACGTGATGATCTACTGGGTGACTCAGTCGATCACGTCGTCGACGCGCCTGTACTGCGAGACCATGCGCAAGGGCCGCTTCGGCCCGGCCGGCGAGAAGATCAACGTGCCCACCGGCGGAGCGATCTTCGCCAAGGAGATCTACAAGGCGCCGCGCAAGTGGGCCGAGGCGGCGTTCGACCTGCGGCACTGGAGCGTGTTCGACAAGGGCGGTCACTTCGCCGCGCTCGAGGAGCCGGCGCTGCTCGTCGAAGACATCCGCGCGTTCTTCCGCAAGGTGCGCTAACCACCCCAGAGTGAGTGGGGTGGAGCGCGTTCTCGAGGTCGCGGCGTCGACGCGCGTGTTGCGCGAGCGGCGCGCGCGGGCGCTCGCGGCGGCGCCGGCGGGCGCGCTTTTGGGGCGCGAGATCGTCACGTTCCGCGGGCTGGCCGAGCGCTGCGCGGCCGAGACCGACACGCCCGTGCGCGCGCTGCTGGGCGAAGCGGCGAGCGCCGAGCTCGCCGCCGCTTGCGCGCGCGGACGCGGTGAGCTCGGAGAGCGGCTCGCGGACCGCCCTGCCCTGTCTCGAGCGCTCGCGGCGACCTTGCGCGACCTGCGCGACGCAGGCGTGCCGCCGAGCGCGCTGCGCGGCGCGAGTGACCTGGCGGCGGCCTACGCGGCGTACGAGGGCGCGCTCGCGAAGCTCGAGAAGGACGGGCTGTTCGACCGGGTCGGGCTGTTCCGCCTGGCGCTGCGCGGCGCGCGCGACTGGCTGGCGCGGCGCGCTTTCGAGCGCGTGGAGGTGCACGGCGCGACCGAGCTCGTGGGCTCGGTGGGCGACCTGCTCGAACGGGTCGCCGAATCGTACCCGGGTGACTCGTTCCGCTTCTTCCAGCCCGATTGGCAGAGTGACTACGGCGAGCGCCTGCGCGCGGAGTGGCCCTTCGCCTTCCGGCCCGAGGCCGTCGAGGTGGTCGAGCAGCCGGCGCTCGGTCCGGGCGAGCCGGTCGACGAGACGGTCTTGTCGGTGCGCCGCGCGTCCTCGCCGCGCGCGGAGCTCGAATCGGTCGCGCGCGAGGTGCTGCGGCTGATCACCGAAGCCGGCGTGGCGCCCGGCGAGATCCAGATCGTGGCGCGCTCGCTCGAGCCCTACGCCCCGTGGCTCGCCGCGACGCTCTCGGGCTACGGGATCCCTTTCACATCTTCGCTCGAGCTGGCCCAGGTTGCCGACCCCGCGTGCAGGGTCTGGCTCGAGCTCGCGCGCGTGGTGACTCGCGATCTGCCGCGCGCGGCCATGGTGCGGCTGTTCGACTCGGGCCGCGTGCGCACGGCGCCCGACCTGGCGCCGCTCGTGGCCGCGGCCGCGGAGCGCGCGGCGCGCACCGGCGGCGTGGTGCGGGGAGAAATCGACTGGCGCACGGCGCTCGAGGCGCTCCCCGCCAGCCCGGAGCGCGCGCTGCTCGTGCGCGCCGTCGACGTGCTCGTGCCCGCTGCACTCGAGCTCGGCTCGGCCCCGACGTTCGCCGCTGCGGCGCAGTGTCTCGAGCGCGTGGGCGCGCAGCTCCTGAGCGAGCCCCCTCCCGCCGTGCGCGCGGCGCTCGAAGCCCTGACCACCTTCGACGCCGTGCGCGGCGCGGCGAGTGACCCGCGCGCGCCGTCGCGCCAGGAGGTCGACCGCGCCTTCGAGGCCGCGCTGCGCGAGGCGAACGAGCAGCCCTTCGCCGACGACGCGGGCGGCGTGCGCGTGCTCGACGCGGTCCAGGCGCGCGGCGTGCCCTGCCGCCACCTGTTCCTGATCGGGCTCGTGCACGGCGCCTGGCCGCGGCCGGTCAACGAGGACCCGCTCCTGTCGGACGCGGCGCGCGAGCGGCTGCGCGAGCGTCTGCGCCGGCCCGTGCCGGTGACTCGGCGCGCCGAGCAGGAGGACCGCTTCCTGCTCGGGCTCCTGCTGTCGCAGGCACGCGACCACGTGACCCTCTCCTATTGCGAGGCGGACTCACAGGGCCGCATTCAGAGTCCCTCCGCGCTGCTGCGCGCGCTGCCGTTCGTCGCGCCGCACAGCGACGCGCTGAAGGGCGCGGTGACTCCCTGGGGCGCAACCGAGCCCAGCCATGCCCGGCCCGCAGAGGCGCTGGCGCGCGCCGCGCACACGCCGGACGCGCGCGCGATCGCCGCGCACCTCTCCGGCGGGCCCCCCGCCTTCCAGGCGGGCCTCGAGCTGGTGACTCGCACGGACCGCATGAGCGACGACTCGCTGCCCTACGACGGCGAGGTCGGCGATGCGCTGGTGCTGCCCGAAGAGCTGCCGGCGACCACGCTGGAAGAGCTCGGCCAGTGTCCGCTGCGCGCGCTGTTCCGCCGCGTCCTCCGCGTGCGCGCGCTCGAGTCACCCGGCGCCGACGAGCTCGAGGCCAACGAGATCGGCTCGTTCGTGCACCAGGCGCTCGAGCAGGTGTACCGGCAGCTCTGGGAGTCCGGGCTCCTGCAGCCGGGGACCGATCCGGCGAGCGCGCTGCGCCGGGCACGCGCTTCGTTGCCCGCGATCCTGGAGCAGGTGACTGCGGACTCCGGGCGCCAGCGCGTGACCGAGCGGCACCCGACCGTGTGGGCGGCCTTTCTCGGCACGGTGACTCGTGCGCTCGTGGACTTTCTCGAGCGCGACCTCGCCGTGCTCTTGCCCGCGGGTCTCGAAGACCTGGAGCTCGAGAAGCCCATGAGGGCGGCGCTCGACGCCGGCGGGCGCAGCGTCGTGGTGCGGGGCCAGGTCGACCGCATCGCGCTCACCCAGGGCGGCGAGACGCGCATCGGCGACTACAAGACCGGCCGTTCCTACGAGAAGCCGCTCTCGCCCACGCGCATCGAGCGCGGCCTCGCGCTGCAGCTCCCGCTCTACGCGCGCATGGTGGCCAGCGCGCGCGGCGCCGAGCAGGTCACGGCCGAGGTGCTCACCGTACCCCTTCGCCCGGAACGCGACCGCGACGGCGAGCGCAAGAAGGTGCGCTCGAGGAGCCTGGCCGAGCTCGACTCGCTCTCGAAGGGAGCGCTCGCGGCGCTGGGCGAGCTCCTGGGTCGCGGGCTCTTCCCGACCACTTCGCAGGAGCAGGAGTGCCGCTTCTGCGACTACACCGTGGCGTGTCGCATCCGCCACCCACCGACGCGCGCGCGCATCGAGTCCGCGCAGCAGGTGCGGGGCTACTTCGAGCTCAAGGACCGCGAATGAGCGACCAGGCCGCGCGCGACCGGGCCGCCCACGGCTACGACGAGAACCTGGTCGTGGTCGCGGGCGCGGGCAGCGGCAAGACGAGTCTCCTGGTCGAGCGCGTGGTGTGTCAGATCGTCGAGCGCGAGCTGGCGCACGACGCCTTCGCCGCCATCACCTTCACCGAGAAGGCGGCGGCCGAGATGCGGCATCGGCTGGAGGCCGCCCTGGTCGCGCTCGCCGCACATGCCCAGGCGGACACTCCGCCGGCCGCGCTCGAGAGCAAGCGCGAGGCCGACCGCGCCTTCGCCTGGCTGCGCGAGCGTGTCTCGCTGGAGCGGATCGCCGAGCGCGCGCGCGCCGCGGTGCACGCGCTCGCCGACATGGAAGTCACGACCATCCACGGCTTCTGCGCGCGGCTCTTGCGCCGCTACCCGATCGAGTCGGGCGTGGGCCCGGAATTCCAGGTCGACACCGGCGACCGCATCGACGAGCTGGTCGACGAGCTGTGGGAGCGCTTCCTGGCCGGACCCGAAGGGGTCGGCGGCGCCCGGCGCGAGCGCTTCCAGGGCGTGCTGGAGCAGCTCGGCCTGGGCGAGCTCGAGTCACTCGCGCGGGCGGCGGCCGCGTTCACCGTGCGCGAGGCCGTGCTCGCCGCGCCGCTGCCCGACATGCAGCGCGTGTTCGGCGCGTGGGCACGCGAGTCACTCGGCCGCATCGAGGAGCTGGTGAAGCCGCCCGCCGCGCCCGGGCCGGAGAGCTGGCTCGCGGCCGCGCGCGCGCCACTCGAAGCGCTCGTCGGCTCGGGCGAGGCGGCGTTTCGCGAGGCGCTCGCGAACGCGAGCTACTCGAGGGTGAATGGCATCTGCGGCCTGCTCGAGGGAAACACTCCGACCAGCGCGAGCGCGCGCACGGCCGAGGCGCTCGCCAAGGAGATTCGCCCCCGCCTCGAGCGCCTGCGCGAGGTCGACGACGCGCTGCTGGGCGAGGCGCTCGCGCTCCTGCGCCCGTTCGCGCTGCAGGTCCAGGCGGAGGCCAAGCGCTCGGGGCTCCTGCCGTTCGACGCGCTGCTCTCCCTGGCGCGCGATCTCCTCCTGACTCACCGCCGCGTGCGCGACGAGGTCGCCGCGCGCTGCCGCGTGCTGTTTCTCGACGAGTTCCAGGACACCGATCCCCTGCAGTACGAGATCGTCTTCCTGGTCGCCGCCGGCGAGAGCGCGCCGCTGCCTCCGGGGAGTCTGTTCGTGGTCGGCGACCCCAAGCAGGCGATCTACCGCTTCCGCGGCGCGGACATCTCGGCCTATGAGGAAGCGGTCCGCCGCATCCTCTCCCAGCGCGGCGAGCGGCTCGTGCTGACCGCGAACTTCCGCTCGCGGCCCGAGGTGCTCGAGCCGCTGGACGAGCTCTTCCGGCGCAGCTTCGAGCCACCCGCCGAGGCCGATCGCTCCGCCCGGAACGCCTACGTGACCTACGACGGGCTGGAAGCCCGGCGCGAGCGCGCCGGCGCGCCGTGCGTCGAGCGCTGGTCGATCGGCAAGGCCGCGAACGCGAACGAGTCGCGCAGGGTCGAGGCCGCCGTGATCGCCGGCTGGATCGTGTCGGAGACCGCCGCGGGCCGGCTGCGGCCGGGGCAGGTGGCTCTCTTGATGCGCGCACTCACCGACGCCCACGTCTGGGTGCGCGCGCTGCAGGACCGCGGTCTCTCGGTGTGGGTCGGACGCCCGGACGAGCCCGACCGCGAGCCCGCGCTCCAGCAAGTGACTGCGCTGCTGCGCGCGCTCGCCAACCCGTCGGACGCGCCCGCGGTCGTGGGCTTCCTGCGCTCGCCGCTCGGCGGCGTGCCAGATGCGGAGCTCGCGACTCATGCCGGGCGCAACCAGGGCGCGTGGCTCTACACGGCGGCGCGCACCGACCCCGAGAGCGTGCCGAACCTGGCGCGCGCCTTC
Above is a window of Myxococcota bacterium DNA encoding:
- a CDS encoding error-prone DNA polymerase; translation: AIALADVHGVYGLPRFHRAAKAAGIRAICGARIHLVGVEKRRRKTDPPPDGGRLTLLVEDRTGYKNLCRLLTLGHERVEKPHSRVTWEELRAHSQGLIAVVREPGLAASARSVFGERSTFGEIWRHRDPDEERANRRLLATGVSALATGDVRHALPSGKRLLDAFTCIANGAKLEDAGRLLLPNAERHLHTPDETAKLFADLPEALAHTLEVAERCAFRLEDLGYEFPEFPSGGESLPALLRRLAFEGARERYAGRVPEKARLQLEHELGIIGRLSLEGYFLIVWDVVRECRARGVLCQGRGSAANSIVCYALGITAIDPVRYELLFERFLSEERGEWPDIDIDLPSGDRREEILQYVYQRYGAAGAGMTANVITYRAKSAVREMGKVLGLAAEQIDRLAKLVSRHEFTDEHDALARQLRDAGVHPDAPRVRHLMRLVHEAQNLPRHLGQHSGGMVIAKGRLDQVVPLEPARMPGRRVIQWDKDDCADLGIIKIDLLGLGMMAVLEEVIPMVRAHDAADVALDRIPANDPLTYAMLQAGDTAGVFQVESRAQMATLPRMKPTSFYDLVVEVAIIRPGPITGEMVQPYLKRRAGREAVSYAHPDLEPILKRTLGVPLFQEQLLRMAMTIAGFSGGEAEELRRAMGFKRSVERMGETLRKLRAGMTQRGVTPGAQEEIVKQIGSFALYGFPESHAASFALLAYASAYIRAHHPACFLTAMLNQWPLGFYSPATLIQDAQRHGVRVLPIDVQESDWLCFVTDAGEVRLGLRYVDGLREAVGQRVSTESPFESLGDLAHRTELHRDELDQLASIGACGSLGLERREALWQVAALSGGLLSGATSATPSPLAEMTPFESTVADYRGTGLTTRGHLMSHFRERLRARGVLSAAELRGARDGSWVRIAGAVIVRQRPGTAKGFLFLTLEDETGTSNAIVVPDMFQRHRAVVQTAGILLVEGPVQNQDGVIHVRARRFERLDGDAMGDLLPRSHDFR
- a CDS encoding RidA family protein, which codes for MRHLNSPALAKPSGYTHAVEASGGRTIYVSGQVSLDASGKLVGGRDVGAQTRQVFENLKAALGAAGASLENVVKITVFMTDLAGLQEFRKLRNEYFPKDPPASSLVKVAGLVLPELLIEIEAIAVVS
- a CDS encoding epoxide hydrolase; its protein translation is MQRFEIKVADAVLEDLKQRLGRTRFPDQLDGAAWDYGTELSYLRDLVSYWRDKYDWRVHEAALNRFSHWKTRVRDLDVHYIHERSREANAFPLVITHGWPGSVFEFHKILGPLTDPVAHGGKREDAFHVVCPSMPGYGWSEAPRKPGFDIGEVAETNKALMEKLGYARYGAQGGDWGAIATAHLGRVDPQHVAGIHMNMVVAGPPAGAANPMEGVTPQEMAWMGEVGSFTQKETGYQQIQGTKPQSLGYGLNDSPAGLAAWIVEKFRTWSDCQGNVESRFTKDELLTNVMIYWVTQSITSSTRLYCETMRKGRFGPAGEKINVPTGGAIFAKEIYKAPRKWAEAAFDLRHWSVFDKGGHFAALEEPALLVEDIRAFFRKVR
- a CDS encoding PD-(D/E)XK nuclease family protein, which encodes MERVLEVAASTRVLRERRARALAAAPAGALLGREIVTFRGLAERCAAETDTPVRALLGEAASAELAAACARGRGELGERLADRPALSRALAATLRDLRDAGVPPSALRGASDLAAAYAAYEGALAKLEKDGLFDRVGLFRLALRGARDWLARRAFERVEVHGATELVGSVGDLLERVAESYPGDSFRFFQPDWQSDYGERLRAEWPFAFRPEAVEVVEQPALGPGEPVDETVLSVRRASSPRAELESVAREVLRLITEAGVAPGEIQIVARSLEPYAPWLAATLSGYGIPFTSSLELAQVADPACRVWLELARVVTRDLPRAAMVRLFDSGRVRTAPDLAPLVAAAAERAARTGGVVRGEIDWRTALEALPASPERALLVRAVDVLVPAALELGSAPTFAAAAQCLERVGAQLLSEPPPAVRAALEALTTFDAVRGAASDPRAPSRQEVDRAFEAALREANEQPFADDAGGVRVLDAVQARGVPCRHLFLIGLVHGAWPRPVNEDPLLSDAARERLRERLRRPVPVTRRAEQEDRFLLGLLLSQARDHVTLSYCEADSQGRIQSPSALLRALPFVAPHSDALKGAVTPWGATEPSHARPAEALARAAHTPDARAIAAHLSGGPPAFQAGLELVTRTDRMSDDSLPYDGEVGDALVLPEELPATTLEELGQCPLRALFRRVLRVRALESPGADELEANEIGSFVHQALEQVYRQLWESGLLQPGTDPASALRRARASLPAILEQVTADSGRQRVTERHPTVWAAFLGTVTRALVDFLERDLAVLLPAGLEDLELEKPMRAALDAGGRSVVVRGQVDRIALTQGGETRIGDYKTGRSYEKPLSPTRIERGLALQLPLYARMVASARGAEQVTAEVLTVPLRPERDRDGERKKVRSRSLAELDSLSKGALAALGELLGRGLFPTTSQEQECRFCDYTVACRIRHPPTRARIESAQQVRGYFELKDRE
- a CDS encoding UvrD-helicase domain-containing protein, translated to MSDQAARDRAAHGYDENLVVVAGAGSGKTSLLVERVVCQIVERELAHDAFAAITFTEKAAAEMRHRLEAALVALAAHAQADTPPAALESKREADRAFAWLRERVSLERIAERARAAVHALADMEVTTIHGFCARLLRRYPIESGVGPEFQVDTGDRIDELVDELWERFLAGPEGVGGARRERFQGVLEQLGLGELESLARAAAAFTVREAVLAAPLPDMQRVFGAWARESLGRIEELVKPPAAPGPESWLAAARAPLEALVGSGEAAFREALANASYSRVNGICGLLEGNTPTSASARTAEALAKEIRPRLERLREVDDALLGEALALLRPFALQVQAEAKRSGLLPFDALLSLARDLLLTHRRVRDEVAARCRVLFLDEFQDTDPLQYEIVFLVAAGESAPLPPGSLFVVGDPKQAIYRFRGADISAYEEAVRRILSQRGERLVLTANFRSRPEVLEPLDELFRRSFEPPAEADRSARNAYVTYDGLEARRERAGAPCVERWSIGKAANANESRRVEAAVIAGWIVSETAAGRLRPGQVALLMRALTDAHVWVRALQDRGLSVWVGRPDEPDREPALQQVTALLRALANPSDAPAVVGFLRSPLGGVPDAELATHAGRNQGAWLYTAARTDPESVPNLARAFAWLREWHARVRTEPVDRVLVALRDETPLLGLHAAARDGWRRVTDLSALLDRLTARAAAAPDRDLVRLVTALEREEQRRASEEPVPESDAVRVLSIHAAKGLEFDVVVLPDLTRGTMPERGDRQGVMLASSRERGVLAISTRAARSSSWVEREAVERVHADAELRRLLYVAATRARERLVFAEAQRRDRGRPGGFGALVAGWKSPAVVEREILEPDTSAATPQAPPAPDVLAALERTRAAAQRASAAAVPPLARPSGLAEDDDLVPGERDDSLPSRVVSAQKLAQAVGTALHEVLERWSFRDAQHARSLLRGAVTRAARLAGLAEPEVAREAGALLESLLASDLPRRLREVDVLGRELPLLLRDDAGRTWAGTLDLLYRDPQDGLLVVADYKTDRSPDAAARTRYRAQLEVYARGVARLFPSEPPPRLELVWLRTGQRERLSLESPA